A segment of the Pseudomonas versuta genome:
GCCTACATCGCGGGCGGCCATTCGCTGGAGGTCGGCGCTGACCGCAGCATCAAAGTCGGCGCTGGTTACTCGCTGGAGGTCGGGGCCGATCATCGCCTTAAAGTGGCGGGCGCTCATTCACTGGAGGTTGCTGCAGACAGCGATACCAAGGTCGGCGGCAAGTTCAGGCTCGGCGCCAGCAGCCTTGATCTCAAGGGCGCGCAGACAATTACCCTCGAAGCCGGCCAGACCCTCACCCTCAAGGCCGGTTCAAGCACTCTGGTATTGGGCCCCAAAGGCGTGGCGATTAACGGCGCGCTGGTGACCATTGATGCCAAGGGCAAGGTTGACATCAATGGTGGCGGCGACAGCAGTGCCGACTCCGCCGAGGCGCCGAAACCGATCCAGACCCAAAAACCGCAAAAAGCCCAGCAATCCAGGGAGGCCGATGATGGCCGTGGTTGACCCCCGTAACCCTGTCCGTCGAGCGGGGCAGTACGCTGCATCCGGGCTGCTGCTGTGCCTGTTGCAAGGCTGCCAGATATTCGGTTTGTTTGAGGATCCGCCGCCGCCCGATCCCCATCGAACGCTGCAGATTGAAGCGGCGCTGGATGTGAATCCGGACCTCTATGGTCGACCTTCGCCGGTGGTGCTGACGATTTACCAGCTCAGCGACGCCAAGGCCTTTCTCGCGGCTGATTCAGCCAGCCTTATGGATGCCCCACCTTCCAACCCTGCCTGGTTGAAGCACGACAGCT
Coding sequences within it:
- the tssJ gene encoding type VI secretion system lipoprotein TssJ, whose amino-acid sequence is MMAVVDPRNPVRRAGQYAASGLLLCLLQGCQIFGLFEDPPPPDPHRTLQIEAALDVNPDLYGRPSPVVLTIYQLSDAKAFLAADSASLMDAPPSNPAWLKHDSFQLRPGEHLTRRFVPEPGVRLFGAVAQYRDLDNAQWRTVEVFQAQTPEALQIDLERARVSIRLIPLQGEPSSVQQ